GAACGCCAAGATTCAGTCGATCTTCGACGATGTCGACGTCGTGATCACGCCTGGCACCGCGAACGGTCCGTCGCGCATCGGTGCGTATCGGCGCCGCGGCGCCGTGTCGACGCTGCTGCTGGTCGCTCAGCAGGTGCCGTACTTCGCGCCGTGGAATGCGACCGGTCAGCCCGCCGCGGTGGTGCCGTGGGACTTCGACGGCGACGGCCTGCCGTTGTCGGTCCAGCTGGTCGGCCGGCCGTTCGACGAGGCGACGCTGCTGTCGCTGTCCGCGCAGATCGAAGCGGCGCGACCGTGGGCGCACCGCCGACCGCCGGTGTCATGACCGGGTTTAATGGCGCCGACCCGGTTCGTCCGGCGGCGCCGTGCTCCCGATCGGCGCGAGCAATTCTCGCCACGCCGCCAGCTTGACGCCCGGCCGCGTGGCATGGGCCGGGCTGCTCGACGGCAGTCGCTGGAACTCGAGCCGCTCGTCGGGCTGCGCCAGCCTGCGGTACATCTCGGCCGCCTTGGCTCCGTTGAAGTAAACCCGGTTGATCCCCGGGTAGTTGGCGAACAACCCGGCAAAATCGTTGACCACCAAGCTTTTCGGATCGATCGCGGAGTCGGCGCTACCGACTCGGCGGCAGCTGCGCAGCACATCCCACAGTGCCACCGCGTGGGATCGCAACGCGGCCAGGCGGGATTCGTACGGCGCGTCCGCGTCGAATCCGAAAAGCTCACCGGCGATGGGCCAGAACGCATTTCGCGGATTGGCGTAGTACTGCTGTGCAACCAGCGACTGGGCACTGGGAAACGAGCCCAGGATCAGCATCCGGGCGCGCTCGTCGACGACGGGCGGGAAACCATGCAGCAGCGGCGGGGTCATCACTGCCATCATCGCCCGTGGGCGTTGTACGTTGGCCACGTGGACGACGAGGTCGATGCGAACATTGACGATCTGCTCGACGGACTCGACGGCGACGCGCGCACGGAACGTGCCGAGTTGGTGGCCTGGCTACTGGAACAGGGCGTCACCACCCAGGAGATTCGAGCCACCAATCCGCCGCTGCTGCTGGCCAGCCGTCGCCTGATCGGCGACGACGGCACCTATGTGTCCGCGCGCGAGATCAGCGACCAATACAACATCGACCTGACGCTGCTGCAGCGCGTGCAGCGGGCGATCGGGCTGGCCCGGGTGGACGATCCGGACGCGGCCGTCCACATGCGCGCCGACGGCGAAGCGGCGGCCTACGCTCAGCGCTTCGTGGAGCTGGGGCTCAACCCCGACCAGGTGGTGCTGGTGGTTCGGGTGCTCGCCGAAGGCCTGTCCCACGCAGCCGAGGTCATGCGCTATGCCGCGCTGGCCGCGATCATGCGCCCGGGGTCCAGCGAGCTGGAGATCGCCAAGGCGTCCCAGGCACTGGTGAGTCAGATTGGGCCGCAGCTCGGCCCGATGATCGAGCAGATGCTGTTCATGCAGCTGCGCCACATGATGGAGACCGAGGCGATCAACGCCGCCGAGCGGGCCGCGGGCAAGCCGTTGCCCGGCGCCCGCGAGGTCACCGTCGCGTTCGCCGACCTGGTCGGGTTCACCCGGCTCGGCGAGGTGGTCTCGCCCGAGGAGCTGAGTCAACTCGCCAGCCGGCTGGCCGGGCTGGCCCGCGACACGACGGCCCCCCCGGTGCGGTTCATCAAGACGATCGGGGACGCGGTGATGTTCGTCAGTCCCGAGCCCGCGCCGCTGCTCGACGTTGTGCTGAAGCTTGTCGAAACCGTCGATACCGACGACGACTTTCCCCGACTGCGAGCGGGGGTGGCCGCCGGGATGGCGGTGAGCCGGGCCGGCGACTGGTTCGGCCGCCCGGTCAACGTCGCGAGCCGGGTCACCGGCGTGGCCCGGCCCGGCACGGTGCTGGTCGCCGATTCGGTGTGGGAGGCCGTCGGCGAAACCCTGGAGTTCTCCGCGTCTTTCGCGGGCGCGCGCCGCCTCAAGGGCGTCAAGAACGAGGTCAAGCTGTTCCGGGTGCGCCGCGGCGACGCCCGCGACAACGACTGAATCCCCTAAACGTTTAGGCAGGCCCGGGCGGCGCTGGGGGGCGTCTGACACGGTCCGACGCGGCCGGCTCCTTCCCCTGTGCCGGCGCTTTGACTCGGCCGCTTCCGGGCCTGCTTCGTCCTCAAAAATACGCCTGTGAGCGGGCCATATCAACGGTTTTCCGGTCCGCAGCCACCCGACTTCCGCGGCCGGATGGCGTTCGCCGCGAGCGAACCACTGTCTATTACATATGTAACGGTGTAATCATGTAATTATGAAATCGCACTCCCACAGTTCAAGGCGGTACGGCCGCCCCGGAGGCTGGCAGCAAGCCCAGCAACCCGATGCCACCGGCGCGGCGGAATGGTTCGCCGGACGCCTGCCCGAAGCCTGGTTCGACGGCGACCCGACGGTCGTCGTCGACCGCGAAGAGATCACCGTCATCGGCAAGCTCGCGGACACGGCGGAAGAGAGCGAGGCGCGCGCCGAGGGCCGGGCCTCCCGCTTCCGCGAGGAGACCCGCTCCGAGCGGATGCGCATCGCCGACGAGGCGCAGGATCGCTACGGCCGCAAGGTTTCCTGGGGCCTCGAGATCGGCGGCGAACGAATCCTGTTCACCCACATCGCAGTTCCGGTGATGACGCGCTTGAAGCAACCGGAACGCCAGGTGCTTGACACGTTGGTGGACGCCGGTGTCGCCAGGTCGCGTGCCGACGCGCTGGCGTGGTCGGTCAAGCTCGTCGGCGAACACACCGAGGAATGGCTGGCCAAGCTACGTGACGCGATGTCGGCGGTCGACGACCTGCGCGCCGAGGGACCAGACCTACCCGCTTAGGCCAATACCGCTGTCCCACTTAGGTATTGGGGCTGCTAGGCGTTGTTCACCTTGTCGACGATCTTTTCGGCGATCTGGCTGGACTGATCGTTGATGTGGTATCCGCAGGCGTTGACGTCGACGATCACGTTGTTCGCCGCGCTCATCGCGTGCTCGCACTGCCAGCCCTCGGCCCCCTCCTGGGTCTGCAGCACGGATATCTTCGGCGAATTGCCTTGGACGGGGGCGAAAGTCCACCGATAGGTCT
The Mycobacterium sp. 050128 genome window above contains:
- a CDS encoding DNA-deoxyinosine glycosylase, translating into MTPPLLHGFPPVVDERARMLILGSFPSAQSLVAQQYYANPRNAFWPIAGELFGFDADAPYESRLAALRSHAVALWDVLRSCRRVGSADSAIDPKSLVVNDFAGLFANYPGINRVYFNGAKAAEMYRRLAQPDERLEFQRLPSSSPAHATRPGVKLAAWRELLAPIGSTAPPDEPGRRH
- a CDS encoding adenylate/guanylate cyclase domain-containing protein, producing MQQRRGHHCHHRPWALYVGHVDDEVDANIDDLLDGLDGDARTERAELVAWLLEQGVTTQEIRATNPPLLLASRRLIGDDGTYVSAREISDQYNIDLTLLQRVQRAIGLARVDDPDAAVHMRADGEAAAYAQRFVELGLNPDQVVLVVRVLAEGLSHAAEVMRYAALAAIMRPGSSELEIAKASQALVSQIGPQLGPMIEQMLFMQLRHMMETEAINAAERAAGKPLPGAREVTVAFADLVGFTRLGEVVSPEELSQLASRLAGLARDTTAPPVRFIKTIGDAVMFVSPEPAPLLDVVLKLVETVDTDDDFPRLRAGVAAGMAVSRAGDWFGRPVNVASRVTGVARPGTVLVADSVWEAVGETLEFSASFAGARRLKGVKNEVKLFRVRRGDARDND